A stretch of Saccharothrix texasensis DNA encodes these proteins:
- a CDS encoding DUF952 domain-containing protein — protein MILRISSKADWRRAREDGAIPLDLDGFVHCSDPGTVHLPANRLYPNRHDLVLLVIDPGGLPVLWEPGETEDGPWFPHVYGPIPADSVVAVHEFTPDADGAFRPLPVL, from the coding sequence GTGATCCTGCGGATCAGTTCGAAGGCGGACTGGCGGCGGGCCCGCGAGGACGGCGCGATCCCGCTCGACCTCGACGGGTTCGTGCACTGCTCGGACCCGGGCACGGTGCACCTGCCGGCCAACCGCCTGTACCCGAACCGGCACGACCTCGTGCTGCTGGTGATCGACCCCGGTGGACTGCCCGTGCTGTGGGAGCCGGGCGAGACCGAGGACGGCCCGTGGTTCCCGCACGTCTACGGGCCGATCCCGGCCGACTCCGTGGTGGCCGTGCACGAGTTCACGCCGGACGCCGACGGCGCCTTCCGGCCGTTGCCCGTTTTGTGA
- a CDS encoding DUF5926 family protein: MAKRTAVKDKPADGVNPRQPCPCGSGKRYKACHGSAGGAADVIVSRPFQGLAAEAELIALREFVPSAMAKLPLKADGQAAGSGREITLATVLPMAAAGLVRADGTAFVGLQVQTRSGDLSRDLARAVQWALTAKTGDALAVVGPDDGSNPGRLQDLLDVDATLTPELHTDFAWWLPPDNEPAGEVALSLERANAAILPTERLDAPGVAAAYWVDAGDKAHLRWVRPEPEETLLAALARLTVRGELDLGEGSRYAGSFRAHGLLVPVWDLDRELHSSEWAPGAEALGKRLQDALTSLDAEPLTEAERRARDGLRGRQITLR, encoded by the coding sequence GTGGCGAAGCGGACAGCCGTGAAGGACAAGCCGGCGGACGGCGTCAACCCGCGGCAGCCGTGCCCGTGCGGCTCCGGCAAGCGCTACAAGGCCTGCCACGGTTCGGCCGGCGGCGCGGCGGACGTGATCGTCTCCCGCCCGTTCCAGGGCCTGGCCGCCGAGGCGGAGCTGATCGCGCTGCGCGAGTTCGTGCCCTCGGCGATGGCGAAGCTGCCGCTGAAGGCCGACGGTCAGGCGGCCGGCTCCGGCCGCGAGATCACGCTGGCCACCGTGCTGCCGATGGCGGCGGCGGGCCTGGTCCGCGCGGACGGCACCGCGTTCGTCGGCCTGCAGGTGCAGACCCGGTCCGGCGACCTCAGCCGCGACCTGGCCCGCGCCGTGCAGTGGGCGCTGACCGCGAAGACCGGTGACGCCCTCGCGGTCGTCGGCCCGGACGACGGCTCCAACCCCGGCCGCCTGCAGGACCTGCTCGACGTCGACGCGACGTTGACCCCCGAGCTGCACACCGACTTCGCGTGGTGGCTGCCGCCGGACAACGAGCCGGCCGGCGAGGTCGCCCTGTCCCTGGAGCGCGCCAACGCCGCGATCCTGCCCACCGAGCGCCTCGACGCGCCCGGCGTGGCCGCCGCCTACTGGGTGGACGCGGGCGACAAGGCGCACCTGCGCTGGGTCCGCCCCGAGCCGGAGGAGACGCTGCTCGCGGCGCTCGCCCGGCTGACCGTGCGCGGCGAGCTGGACCTGGGCGAGGGCTCCCGGTACGCCGGTTCGTTCCGCGCGCACGGCCTGCTGGTCCCGGTGTGGGACCTGGACCGCGAGCTGCACTCCAGCGAGTGGGCGCCGGGCGCGGAAGCGTTGGGCAAGCGTTTGCAGGATGCCCTGACCAGCCTTGACGCCGAACCGCTGACCGAGGCGGAGCGGCGGGCGCGCGACGGTCTGCGGGGACGGCAGATCACCCTGCGCTGA
- a CDS encoding glycerophosphodiester phosphodiesterase family protein — protein sequence MSPEVVAHRGASTLRPEHTLAAYELALRQGADGLECDVRLTKDGHLVCVHDRRIDRTSGGVGEVSAMTLDELRRHDFGSWHGGEPAEVLTLDALLGLAADHGKRLFVETKHPVRFGGLVERRLAEELGRHRVDAVMMSFSVFAVHRFKKLKPEVPTVLLYDRLWPRTKPHFADYAGPGVHLLRRHPDRGQGVYTWTVDDPADIALCRERGVRFVATNNPEETRGRLADNLTPDQP from the coding sequence GTGTCACCTGAAGTCGTCGCCCACCGCGGCGCGTCCACCCTCCGGCCCGAGCACACCCTCGCCGCCTACGAGCTCGCCCTGCGGCAGGGCGCCGACGGCCTGGAGTGCGACGTGCGGCTCACCAAGGACGGCCACCTCGTCTGCGTGCACGACCGCAGGATCGACCGCACCAGCGGCGGCGTCGGCGAGGTGAGCGCGATGACGCTCGACGAGCTGCGCCGCCACGACTTCGGCAGCTGGCACGGCGGCGAGCCCGCCGAGGTGCTCACCCTGGACGCCCTGCTCGGCCTCGCCGCCGACCACGGCAAGCGGCTGTTCGTCGAGACCAAGCACCCCGTCCGGTTCGGGGGCCTGGTCGAGCGCAGGCTCGCCGAGGAGCTGGGCCGGCACCGGGTCGACGCGGTGATGATGTCGTTCTCCGTCTTCGCCGTGCACCGGTTCAAGAAGCTCAAGCCCGAGGTGCCCACGGTCCTGCTCTACGACCGGCTGTGGCCGAGGACCAAGCCCCACTTCGCCGACTACGCCGGACCGGGCGTTCACCTGCTCAGACGTCACCCGGACCGGGGACAGGGCGTCTACACGTGGACGGTGGACGACCCGGCCGACATCGCGTTGTGCCGCGAGCGCGGCGTCCGGTTCGTCGCCACCAACAACCCGGAGGAGACGCGCGGTCGGCTTGCGGATAACTTGACGCCCGACCAGCCCTGA
- a CDS encoding cytochrome P450, whose translation MDASGAQDLPSVTVASFDQHDPAFIADPYPAFAAMRAEGGVHWHEDMGVAVAVSHAAASAVLKHRSLGRLWTDVKPVDRFTSFNLLHRNSLLENEPPTHSRLRRLVAAAFGRGHVERLRPWITDLADRLVDELVAEITSEGQADLLSHVAAPLPVEVIAELLGVPAGDRPLLQPWSNAIVKMYEYDLAADKQAVAEHAAGEFVAYLRELIALRRVSPGDDLVSDLVAVTDTDGAKLTEDELVATAVLLLMAGHEATVNVIGNGVQALMNHPHEWRRLVDDHALLPTAVEELIRYDSPLQLFERTATEPVTIAGHRLEPGQKIAALLGAAARDPEVFTDPDTFDITRNPNPHLGFGMGIHYCLGAPLARIEVQAALSSLARKLPTATLAAEPRRRAEFVIRGLHDLPLTDSRVTA comes from the coding sequence ATGGACGCGAGTGGCGCTCAAGACCTACCGTCCGTCACCGTGGCCTCCTTCGACCAGCACGACCCGGCTTTCATCGCGGACCCGTACCCCGCGTTCGCGGCGATGCGCGCGGAGGGCGGGGTGCACTGGCACGAGGACATGGGCGTCGCCGTGGCGGTGTCGCACGCGGCGGCGTCGGCCGTGCTCAAGCACCGGTCGCTCGGCCGCCTCTGGACCGACGTGAAGCCCGTCGACCGGTTCACGTCGTTCAACCTGCTGCACCGCAACTCGCTGCTGGAGAACGAGCCGCCCACGCACAGCCGGCTGCGCAGGCTGGTGGCCGCCGCGTTCGGCCGCGGTCACGTGGAGCGGCTGCGGCCGTGGATCACCGACCTCGCCGACCGCCTGGTGGACGAGCTGGTCGCCGAGATCACCTCGGAGGGGCAGGCCGACCTGCTGTCCCACGTCGCCGCGCCGCTGCCGGTCGAGGTGATCGCCGAGCTGCTGGGCGTGCCCGCCGGCGACCGCCCGCTGCTGCAACCGTGGTCCAACGCGATCGTGAAGATGTACGAGTACGACCTGGCCGCGGACAAGCAGGCGGTGGCCGAGCACGCGGCCGGGGAGTTCGTCGCCTACCTGCGGGAGCTGATCGCGCTGCGGCGCGTGTCGCCGGGTGACGACCTGGTGTCCGACCTGGTGGCGGTCACCGACACCGACGGCGCGAAGCTGACCGAGGACGAGCTGGTGGCGACCGCCGTGCTGCTGCTCATGGCGGGCCACGAGGCCACGGTCAACGTCATCGGCAACGGCGTCCAAGCCCTGATGAACCACCCGCACGAGTGGCGTCGCCTGGTGGACGACCACGCTCTGCTGCCCACCGCGGTCGAGGAGCTGATCCGCTACGACTCGCCGCTGCAACTGTTCGAACGCACCGCCACCGAGCCGGTCACCATCGCCGGGCACCGGCTCGAGCCGGGTCAGAAGATCGCCGCGCTGCTGGGCGCGGCGGCCCGCGACCCCGAGGTCTTCACCGACCCGGACACCTTCGACATCACCCGCAACCCCAATCCGCACCTGGGCTTCGGCATGGGCATCCACTACTGCCTGGGCGCACCGCTGGCCCGCATCGAGGTCCAAGCCGCGCTGTCCTCCCTGGCCCGCAAGCTGCCGACCGCCACCCTGGCCGCCGAACCGCGCCGCCGCGCCGAGTTCGTCATCCGGGGCCTGCACGACCTGCCGCTCACCGACTCCCGGGTCACCGCCTGA
- a CDS encoding glycerophosphodiester phosphodiesterase translates to MRALAVALVLTLLTSGVANAGGGRKFDLQAHRGGIGLTVESTLAAFGKALEVGVTTLELDVQITKDGREVVTHDRRTNPAKCVDTAPAVPGDPAFPYAGKYVKDLTFAQVRTLDCGSRRWAQYPEQELSPGARMPTLAEVFALARRYRAFDVKFNIETKVEAAAPHETAPREQFVEVTAREIRRSGFYRNVTVQSFDWGALMLWRQAEPRIPLVALTQPEFLRPGSPWTGGLELADFGGSVVEAVKSFGASALSPVHGNPQNGRVDDPDYVPFTTEALVDEAHAHDLKVVPWTVNDPATMHKLIDDGVDGLITDYPDRLRTVLADRGLKLPRKHTIRR, encoded by the coding sequence ATGCGGGCACTCGCGGTGGCACTGGTCCTGACCCTGCTGACCTCCGGCGTGGCGAACGCGGGCGGTGGGCGGAAGTTCGACCTCCAGGCCCACCGGGGCGGGATCGGGCTGACGGTCGAGAGCACCCTGGCGGCGTTCGGCAAGGCGCTCGAAGTGGGCGTCACGACGCTGGAGCTGGACGTGCAGATCACCAAGGACGGCCGTGAGGTCGTCACGCACGACCGCAGGACCAACCCGGCCAAGTGCGTCGACACCGCGCCCGCCGTGCCCGGCGACCCGGCGTTCCCGTACGCGGGCAAGTACGTGAAGGACCTGACGTTCGCGCAGGTCCGGACGCTGGACTGCGGGTCGCGGCGGTGGGCGCAGTACCCGGAGCAGGAGCTGTCGCCGGGTGCGCGGATGCCGACGCTGGCCGAGGTCTTCGCCCTGGCCCGCCGCTACCGCGCGTTCGACGTGAAGTTCAACATCGAGACCAAGGTCGAAGCCGCCGCGCCGCACGAGACCGCGCCGCGCGAGCAGTTCGTCGAGGTCACGGCCCGCGAGATCCGCAGGTCCGGCTTCTACCGCAACGTCACGGTCCAGTCGTTCGACTGGGGTGCGCTGATGCTGTGGCGGCAGGCCGAGCCGCGCATCCCGCTGGTCGCGCTGACCCAGCCGGAGTTCCTGCGCCCCGGCTCACCGTGGACGGGCGGCCTGGAGCTGGCGGACTTCGGCGGCAGCGTGGTCGAGGCCGTGAAGAGCTTCGGCGCGTCCGCCCTCTCCCCGGTGCACGGCAACCCGCAGAACGGCCGCGTCGACGACCCCGACTACGTCCCGTTCACGACGGAAGCCCTGGTCGACGAGGCGCACGCGCACGACCTGAAGGTCGTCCCGTGGACCGTGAACGACCCGGCCACCATGCACAAGCTGATCGACGACGGCGTGGACGGCCTGATCACCGACTACCCGGACCGCCTGCGCACCGTGCTCGCCGACCGCGGCCTCAAGCTGCCGAGGAAGCACACGATCAGGCGGTGA
- a CDS encoding DUF397 domain-containing protein, whose product MSTGDLSGVTWRKSSRSNGASNANCVEVAFTGPAVAVRDSKNPEAATLAFPAVQWSFFLRHLGA is encoded by the coding sequence GTGTCCACAGGGGACCTCTCCGGCGTGACGTGGCGCAAGAGCAGCCGGAGCAACGGTGCCAGCAACGCGAACTGCGTCGAGGTGGCGTTCACGGGTCCGGCGGTGGCGGTCCGGGACTCGAAGAACCCGGAGGCCGCAACGCTGGCGTTCCCGGCCGTTCAGTGGTCGTTCTTCCTCCGGCACTTGGGGGCCTGA
- a CDS encoding helix-turn-helix domain-containing protein, with protein sequence MPTPPPFRRRRLGRKLTRMRTQAKLTLEEAAKALYRTKSTLHRLEKGETVLDVHLAKSMMDLYDQYDPELLDQALRAREPGWWTTHGIENQGYIDVETEASDVRDLSPLIIPGLLQTTGYMRAMFEAHRLKRTRRWLENDIRVRQIRQERLTQPDEPLHLHAILDEAALRKVVGSREVMREQLRHLLELAKRPNVTIQLVSSGQGVVDGMATAFTLLGFAGPDEPEVLYIEYLTGALHIEEERQLQEARLTFGFAASQALGPEDSVVLIERVLAE encoded by the coding sequence GTGCCCACTCCGCCACCGTTCCGCCGCCGTCGGCTGGGGCGCAAGCTCACCCGGATGCGGACCCAGGCCAAGCTCACCCTCGAGGAAGCGGCCAAAGCCCTCTACCGGACCAAGTCCACCCTGCACCGGCTGGAGAAGGGCGAGACCGTCCTCGACGTCCACCTCGCCAAGTCGATGATGGACCTCTATGACCAGTACGACCCCGAACTCCTCGATCAGGCCCTGCGCGCCCGCGAGCCCGGCTGGTGGACCACCCACGGCATCGAGAACCAGGGCTACATCGACGTCGAGACCGAGGCGTCCGACGTGCGCGACCTGTCGCCGCTGATCATCCCGGGCCTGCTCCAGACGACCGGCTACATGCGCGCGATGTTCGAGGCGCACCGGCTCAAGCGGACCAGGCGGTGGCTGGAGAACGACATCAGGGTCCGGCAAATCAGGCAGGAGCGGCTGACCCAGCCCGACGAACCACTGCACCTGCACGCGATCCTCGATGAAGCCGCCCTCCGCAAGGTGGTCGGCAGCCGGGAGGTCATGCGCGAACAGCTGAGGCACCTGCTCGAGCTGGCGAAGCGACCGAACGTGACGATCCAGCTGGTGTCGAGCGGGCAAGGCGTGGTCGACGGCATGGCGACGGCGTTCACGCTGCTGGGCTTCGCCGGACCCGACGAGCCCGAGGTCCTGTACATCGAGTACCTGACCGGAGCGCTGCACATCGAGGAGGAACGGCAGCTCCAGGAGGCTAGACTGACGTTCGGCTTCGCGGCCTCCCAGGCGTTGGGCCCGGAGGATTCGGTGGTCTTGATCGAACGGGTTCTGGCCGAGTGA
- a CDS encoding DUF4328 domain-containing protein has product MALRPMRVDWVASPPPGAYPHRRQGGPRRGYTGPPSYPVPPRWGFPLLAWRWPTSVAMDDDRPTDSIDHAQRLARTASHALGLAALTAVWAAGSELWRYVLLLLSRYGAMSETTVGVSDAMVVASSVVTVVASAVALVFTLLWLRRARDAAASEAGYGPSRSDREVLIGLVVPGVNLVVPGSVLAELEHAALREPATSRPAPSKLIRWWWGLWAGTGLFVAFTVLWGFRSSVQAMADGVLFHAVADLLAASVAVLTAVVVRRITTLLLPVDAGAIRRMRVVDVKDAPTPVLRSIRSSGSPR; this is encoded by the coding sequence ATGGCGCTGCGACCGATGCGGGTGGACTGGGTGGCGAGCCCGCCACCCGGCGCCTACCCGCACCGTCGCCAGGGCGGGCCGCGCCGGGGCTACACCGGCCCGCCGTCGTACCCGGTCCCGCCGCGCTGGGGCTTCCCGCTGCTGGCGTGGCGCTGGCCCACGTCCGTGGCCATGGACGACGACCGGCCCACCGACTCGATCGACCACGCCCAGCGGCTGGCGCGCACGGCGTCCCACGCCCTGGGCCTGGCCGCGTTGACGGCGGTGTGGGCGGCGGGCAGCGAGCTGTGGCGCTACGTGCTGTTGCTGCTCAGCCGCTACGGCGCGATGTCGGAGACCACGGTGGGCGTGTCGGACGCCATGGTCGTGGCGTCGTCGGTGGTGACGGTCGTGGCGTCCGCGGTCGCCCTGGTCTTCACGCTGCTGTGGCTGCGCCGGGCCCGCGACGCGGCCGCCTCGGAGGCCGGTTACGGCCCGTCGAGGTCCGACCGCGAGGTGCTGATCGGCTTGGTGGTCCCCGGCGTGAACCTGGTGGTGCCGGGTTCGGTCCTGGCGGAGCTGGAGCACGCGGCGCTGCGCGAGCCCGCCACCTCCCGCCCGGCGCCGTCCAAGCTGATCCGCTGGTGGTGGGGCCTGTGGGCGGGCACCGGCTTGTTCGTCGCGTTCACCGTGCTCTGGGGCTTCCGCTCCAGCGTGCAGGCCATGGCGGACGGCGTGCTGTTCCACGCGGTCGCCGACCTGCTGGCCGCCTCGGTGGCCGTCCTGACCGCCGTGGTGGTCCGCCGGATCACCACCCTGCTGCTGCCGGTGGACGCCGGCGCGATCCGCCGGATGAGGGTCGTGGACGTCAAGGACGCCCCGACCCCCGTCCTGCGCTCGATCCGCTCCTCGGGCTCGCCGCGCTGA
- a CDS encoding rhodanese-like domain-containing protein, translating to MTVPSVEVSEVPAELPEGKVLLDVREADEWAAGHAPGALHIPMSELAGRLDALPADSEFYVVCRAGGRSARVTQYLNANGWEATNVDGGMQVWAASGRPLVGEVDGAEPEVI from the coding sequence GTGACCGTTCCCAGCGTTGAAGTGTCCGAGGTGCCGGCGGAGCTGCCGGAGGGCAAGGTCCTGCTCGACGTGCGCGAAGCCGACGAGTGGGCGGCGGGCCACGCCCCGGGCGCCCTGCACATCCCGATGAGCGAGCTGGCGGGCAGGCTCGACGCCCTCCCGGCCGACTCCGAGTTCTACGTCGTGTGCCGCGCCGGCGGCCGATCCGCGCGGGTCACGCAGTACCTGAACGCCAACGGCTGGGAGGCGACGAACGTCGACGGCGGCATGCAGGTGTGGGCCGCGTCCGGCCGACCGCTGGTCGGCGAGGTCGACGGCGCGGAGCCCGAGGTCATCTGA
- a CDS encoding IS982 family transposase — MTTDIDTLATALYVRTDDLLKAAPHLAPWRPRVGMQPRLTDAELVTLAVMQALLGFTSEARWLRHARAHLGHLFRYLPHQPGYNKRLRKSSDLVTAVIRLLAVDTTLWTDDVWVADSTPVECGRSRETTRRSDLAGWAEYGYCASHSRFFWGLRLHLVCTLGGLPVAFALTGAKADERTTLLGILDADPALAAERPGQVLIADRQYYGRDFEHDLADTGVRLLRPARKGEAERPGAALFKPLRQTIESINQTFKAQLDLERHGGRTPAGVAVRVLQRILALTAAIWHNDHTGRPVKRSLTAYDH, encoded by the coding sequence GTGACGACCGACATTGACACCCTCGCGACCGCACTCTACGTCAGAACCGACGACCTGCTGAAGGCCGCGCCGCACCTTGCGCCGTGGCGTCCGAGAGTCGGCATGCAGCCCAGACTGACCGATGCGGAGCTGGTCACCCTGGCGGTGATGCAGGCACTGCTCGGGTTCACCAGCGAGGCCCGCTGGTTACGCCACGCCCGCGCCCACCTGGGCCACCTGTTCCGCTACCTGCCCCACCAACCCGGCTACAACAAGCGGCTGCGCAAGTCCTCCGACCTGGTCACAGCGGTCATCCGGCTGTTGGCGGTCGACACCACGCTGTGGACCGACGACGTGTGGGTGGCCGATTCGACCCCGGTGGAATGCGGACGATCCCGGGAGACCACGCGGCGCTCGGACCTGGCCGGCTGGGCCGAGTACGGCTACTGCGCCTCGCACTCCCGCTTTTTCTGGGGCCTGCGGCTGCACCTGGTCTGCACCCTCGGCGGGCTGCCGGTCGCCTTCGCGTTGACCGGCGCGAAGGCCGATGAGCGCACCACCCTGCTCGGCATTCTCGACGCCGACCCCGCGCTGGCGGCGGAGCGTCCCGGGCAGGTCCTGATCGCCGACCGGCAGTACTACGGCCGCGACTTCGAACACGACCTGGCCGACACCGGAGTCCGATTGCTGCGCCCGGCCCGCAAGGGCGAGGCCGAACGGCCTGGCGCAGCCTTGTTCAAACCCCTGCGTCAGACCATCGAGTCGATCAACCAGACCTTCAAGGCCCAACTCGACCTCGAACGACACGGCGGACGCACACCAGCAGGGGTCGCCGTCCGCGTCCTGCAACGCATCCTCGCCCTGACCGCCGCCATCTGGCACAACGACCACACAGGCCGACCAGTCAAACGCTCCCTGACCGCCTATGACCACTAA
- a CDS encoding solute symporter family protein yields the protein MNGNALLNIGIFGVFVAATLVVVIRASRNTKTAADYLAAGRAFTGPQNGIAIAGDYLSAASFLGIAGAIAVNGYDGFLYSIGFLVAWLIALLLVAELLRNTGKFTMGDVLAFRMRQRPIRAAAATSTMAVSFFYLLAQMAGAGGLVALLLGITGKGGQAVVIAVVGALMIAYVLIGGMKGTTWVQIIKAVLLIAGAGVMTVWVMGKYGFNLSNLLGSVSDKLLGPGLQYGKTETSKLDFISLALALVLGTAGLPHILMRFYTVPTAKEARRSVVWAIWLIGIFYLLTLVLGYGAAALVGSDKITKAPGGVNSAAPLLAEALGGPILLGLIAAVAFATILAVVAGLTITASASFAHDIYANIIKKGKLEDKEAEVRVARITAVVIGIVAILGGILANGQNIAFLVALAFAVAASANLPTILYSLFWKRFNTAGALWSIYGGLGITVLLIVFSPVVSGKPVNPATGKSASMLQGVDFHWFPLDNPGLVSIPLSFLLGYLGTVLSKENNKEKYAEMEVRALTGVGAEKATAH from the coding sequence GTGAACGGCAACGCCCTGCTCAACATCGGCATCTTCGGCGTCTTCGTCGCGGCAACCCTGGTCGTCGTCATCCGGGCCAGCCGCAACACCAAGACGGCCGCCGACTACCTCGCCGCGGGCCGTGCCTTCACCGGCCCCCAGAACGGCATCGCCATCGCGGGCGACTACCTGTCCGCCGCGTCGTTCCTCGGCATCGCGGGCGCCATCGCGGTCAACGGCTACGACGGCTTCCTCTACTCCATCGGCTTCCTGGTGGCGTGGCTCATCGCGTTGTTGCTGGTCGCGGAGCTGCTGCGGAACACCGGCAAGTTCACCATGGGCGACGTGCTCGCGTTCCGGATGCGGCAGCGCCCCATCCGCGCGGCGGCGGCCACCTCCACGATGGCCGTGTCGTTCTTCTACCTGCTGGCCCAGATGGCGGGCGCCGGCGGTCTCGTCGCGCTCCTGCTGGGCATCACCGGCAAGGGCGGCCAGGCCGTCGTCATCGCCGTGGTCGGCGCGCTGATGATCGCCTACGTGCTCATCGGCGGCATGAAGGGCACCACCTGGGTGCAGATCATCAAGGCCGTGCTGCTCATCGCGGGCGCCGGCGTGATGACCGTCTGGGTGATGGGCAAGTACGGCTTCAACCTGTCGAACCTGCTCGGCTCGGTGTCCGACAAGCTGCTCGGCCCGGGTCTGCAGTACGGCAAGACGGAGACCAGCAAGCTCGACTTCATCTCGCTGGCCCTCGCGCTGGTGCTCGGCACGGCCGGCCTGCCGCACATCCTGATGCGCTTCTACACGGTCCCGACCGCGAAGGAAGCCCGCCGCTCCGTGGTGTGGGCGATCTGGCTGATCGGCATCTTCTACCTGCTCACGCTGGTGCTCGGCTACGGCGCGGCGGCCCTCGTGGGCTCCGACAAGATCACCAAGGCGCCCGGTGGCGTGAACTCGGCGGCGCCGCTGCTGGCCGAAGCCCTCGGCGGTCCGATCCTGCTCGGCCTGATCGCCGCGGTCGCGTTCGCCACGATCCTCGCCGTGGTCGCCGGTCTGACGATCACCGCGTCGGCGTCGTTCGCGCACGACATCTACGCCAACATCATCAAGAAGGGCAAGCTGGAGGACAAGGAGGCGGAGGTCCGGGTCGCGCGGATCACCGCGGTCGTCATCGGCATCGTGGCGATCCTCGGCGGCATCCTGGCCAACGGCCAGAACATCGCCTTCCTGGTGGCGCTCGCGTTCGCGGTGGCGGCCTCGGCGAACCTGCCGACGATCCTCTACTCGCTGTTCTGGAAGCGCTTCAACACCGCGGGCGCCCTGTGGAGCATCTACGGCGGCCTCGGCATCACGGTGCTGCTGATCGTGTTCTCGCCGGTGGTGTCCGGCAAGCCGGTCAACCCGGCGACCGGCAAGAGCGCGTCGATGCTGCAGGGCGTCGACTTCCACTGGTTCCCGCTCGACAACCCCGGCCTGGTGTCGATCCCGCTGTCGTTCCTGCTGGGCTACCTGGGCACGGTGCTGTCGAAGGAGAACAACAAGGAGAAGTACGCGGAGATGGAGGTGCGCGCCCTCACCGGCGTCGGCGCCGAGAAGGCGACCGCCCACTAG
- a CDS encoding DUF485 domain-containing protein, whose product MSTSEQHTPDTQGNHNWVDVQNSPDFRELRRRLRSFVFPMAGLFLAWYLLYVLLADYAHGFMSTKVIGNINWGLILGLLQFVSTFLITTLYVRHANKNLDPMAEKLRNELEGGQA is encoded by the coding sequence GTGAGCACCTCTGAGCAGCACACCCCCGACACCCAGGGCAACCACAACTGGGTGGACGTGCAGAACAGCCCCGACTTCCGCGAGCTGCGGCGGCGGCTGCGCAGTTTCGTCTTCCCCATGGCCGGTCTCTTCCTGGCCTGGTACCTGCTGTACGTCCTGCTCGCCGACTACGCCCACGGGTTCATGTCGACGAAGGTCATCGGCAACATCAACTGGGGCCTGATCCTCGGTCTGCTCCAGTTCGTGTCGACGTTCCTCATCACGACGCTCTACGTGCGGCACGCGAACAAGAACCTCGACCCCATGGCGGAGAAGCTCCGCAACGAGCTCGAAGGGGGTCAAGCGTGA